A single genomic interval of Prunus dulcis chromosome 5, ALMONDv2, whole genome shotgun sequence harbors:
- the LOC117628824 gene encoding ubiquitin-like modifier-activating enzyme 5 isoform X1, with product MEVELKEMLNDLESLKRLLTDPSHHAPIDQLQLRVERLTSLASSGPVRRLKVKDMSAEVVDSNPYSRLMALQRMGIVENYERIRDFSVAIVGVGGVGSVAAEMLTRCGIGRLLLYDYDKVELANMNRLFFRPEQSGMTKTDAAVQTLSDINPDVVLESYTLNITTVQGFDTFMSSLKDKSFRPNKEGSGVDLVLSCVDNYEARMAVNQACNELNQTWMESGVSEDAVSGHIQLLIPGETACFACAPPLVVASGVDERTLKREGVCAASLPTTMGVVAGLLVQNTLKYLLNFGNVSPYLGYNSLKDFFPTMEMKPNPQCSNFACLERQKEFLLVKPARDAALKAKMEAEASSSVTECPLHLDNEWEISVVDDSEPDRIEAKSADALPEGLVRELPNADEFQKSPTEAADATIDDLEDLRKQLEALNS from the exons CTACAATTGCGTGTGGAACGCCTTACTAGTCTTGCAAGTTCTGGACCTGTTCGACGTTTGAAAGTGaag GATATGAGTGCCGAGGTGGTAGATAGCAATCCCTACAGTAGGCTTATGGCACTTCAGAGGATGGGTATTGTGGAAAACTATGAAAGAATACGGGACTTCTCAGTTGCCATTGTT ggAGTAGGCGGTGTAGGAAGTGTAGCAGCTGAAATGCTAACAAGATGTGGTATTGGTCGCCTTTTGTTGTATGATTATGACAAAGTAGAGTTAGCTAACATGAATAGGTTATTCTTTCGACCAGAGCAG aGCGGTATGACAAAAACAGATGCTGCTGTACAGACCCTTTCAGACATAAATCCTGATGTTGTGCTTGAG AGCTATACACTGAACATCACAACAGTGCAAGGTTTTGATACCTTTATGTCCAGTTTAAAAGATAAATCATTCCGCCCAAATAAAGAAGGCAGTGGAGTGGACCTTGTGTTAAGCTGTGTTGATAATTATGAAGCAAGAATGGCTGTTAATCAG GCTTGCAATGAACTGAATCAGACATGGATGGAGTCTG GTGTGTCTGAGGATGCTGTTTCAGGCCATATTCAGTTGCTGATTCCTGGTGAAACTGCCTGTTTTGCATGTGCACCACCTTTG GTTGTAGCATCTGGAGTGGATGAACGTACACTTAAGCGGGAAGGGGTTTGTGCTGCATCTTTACCTACTACTATG gGAGTTGTAGCTGGGCTTCTAGTCCAAAATACACTAAAATACTTGCTGAACTTCGGAAACGTCTCCCCATACTTG GGATATAATTCTCTTAAAGACTTCTTCCCAACCATGGAAATGAAGCCAAACCCTCAGTGTTCAAATTTTGCTTGTCTAGAACGGCAG AAAGAATTCTTGCTTGTAAAGCCAGCTAGGGATGCTGCACTTAAAGCAAAGATGGAAGCTGAAGCATCATCATCAGTTACAGAATGTCCACTTCATCTTGATAATGAATGGGAAATAAG TGTCGTTGATGATAGCGAGCCAGATAGGATAGAGGCCAAAAGTGCAG ATGCTCTACCAGAAGGTCTTGTTCGCGAGCTTCCCAATGCAGATGAGTTCCAAAAATCGCCTACTGAAGCCGCAGATGCTACTATTGATGACCTAGAAGATCTCCGGAAGCAACTCGAGGCCCTTAATTCTTAa
- the LOC117628824 gene encoding ubiquitin-like modifier-activating enzyme 5 isoform X2: MKEYGTSQLPLLSGVGGVGSVAAEMLTRCGIGRLLLYDYDKVELANMNRLFFRPEQSGMTKTDAAVQTLSDINPDVVLESYTLNITTVQGFDTFMSSLKDKSFRPNKEGSGVDLVLSCVDNYEARMAVNQACNELNQTWMESGVSEDAVSGHIQLLIPGETACFACAPPLVVASGVDERTLKREGVCAASLPTTMGVVAGLLVQNTLKYLLNFGNVSPYLGYNSLKDFFPTMEMKPNPQCSNFACLERQKEFLLVKPARDAALKAKMEAEASSSVTECPLHLDNEWEISVVDDSEPDRIEAKSADALPEGLVRELPNADEFQKSPTEAADATIDDLEDLRKQLEALNS, from the exons ATGAAAGAATACGGGACTTCTCAGTTGCCATTGTTGTCT ggAGTAGGCGGTGTAGGAAGTGTAGCAGCTGAAATGCTAACAAGATGTGGTATTGGTCGCCTTTTGTTGTATGATTATGACAAAGTAGAGTTAGCTAACATGAATAGGTTATTCTTTCGACCAGAGCAG aGCGGTATGACAAAAACAGATGCTGCTGTACAGACCCTTTCAGACATAAATCCTGATGTTGTGCTTGAG AGCTATACACTGAACATCACAACAGTGCAAGGTTTTGATACCTTTATGTCCAGTTTAAAAGATAAATCATTCCGCCCAAATAAAGAAGGCAGTGGAGTGGACCTTGTGTTAAGCTGTGTTGATAATTATGAAGCAAGAATGGCTGTTAATCAG GCTTGCAATGAACTGAATCAGACATGGATGGAGTCTG GTGTGTCTGAGGATGCTGTTTCAGGCCATATTCAGTTGCTGATTCCTGGTGAAACTGCCTGTTTTGCATGTGCACCACCTTTG GTTGTAGCATCTGGAGTGGATGAACGTACACTTAAGCGGGAAGGGGTTTGTGCTGCATCTTTACCTACTACTATG gGAGTTGTAGCTGGGCTTCTAGTCCAAAATACACTAAAATACTTGCTGAACTTCGGAAACGTCTCCCCATACTTG GGATATAATTCTCTTAAAGACTTCTTCCCAACCATGGAAATGAAGCCAAACCCTCAGTGTTCAAATTTTGCTTGTCTAGAACGGCAG AAAGAATTCTTGCTTGTAAAGCCAGCTAGGGATGCTGCACTTAAAGCAAAGATGGAAGCTGAAGCATCATCATCAGTTACAGAATGTCCACTTCATCTTGATAATGAATGGGAAATAAG TGTCGTTGATGATAGCGAGCCAGATAGGATAGAGGCCAAAAGTGCAG ATGCTCTACCAGAAGGTCTTGTTCGCGAGCTTCCCAATGCAGATGAGTTCCAAAAATCGCCTACTGAAGCCGCAGATGCTACTATTGATGACCTAGAAGATCTCCGGAAGCAACTCGAGGCCCTTAATTCTTAa
- the LOC117629221 gene encoding serine/threonine-protein kinase RIO1-like has translation MAAVEEIVEKEKAPEAKKEEAEEEEEVEEDEDEELWTSDSDVGDALDYLDSRDDDRGVDGGFTINSRRPNAHGGLHSRPNSSTLQPLSNRNQKFTTHIRASPLEEWEGRLNVGMSNSVTTAIRGSVRDTAIGRKRTTEKADRATVEQAIDPRTRMVLFKMLNSGTFHDINGCISTGKEANVYHATKSDGQEMAIKIYKTSILIFKDRDRYVQGDYRFRHGYCKNNPRKMVRTWAEKEMRNLKRLREDGIRCPAIVSLKLHVLVMEFIGKSGWAAPRLKDAALSLDKLREGYIEMIIAMRMMYQKSKLVHGDLSEYNILYFEGHLYIIDVSQSVELDHPHALDFLREDCVHVSDFFKKNGVAVMTIRELFDFIVDPSIADDAVDSYLDMVQQKVIARGDMTAEDEIADSVFVQSYIPKTLDSVKNVEEDVIRLTSGGDTGDMYYKTITGLKQALPECQSVPSEKEQQQDANAVAKSSVDPVGHSENPETESDSDRDDEESSDSEGRSSSSETKAQDPLDKKAARKENKKKVKEEKREARKTKVPKALKKRKKKMAKAHKTR, from the exons ATGGCTGCTGTTGAAGAAATAgtagagaaagagaaagctCCCGAAgcgaaaaaagaagaagcggaagaagaagaagaagtggaagaagatgaagatgaggagCTTTGGACATCGGACTCGGACGTCGGAGATGCATTGGACTATTTGGACTCGAGGGACGATGACAGAGGAGTCGACGGTGGTTTCACAATCAATTCTAGGCGTCCCAATGCCCATGGAGGCCTTCACTCTCGCCCTAACTCCTCAACCCTTCAGCCTCTCTCTAATCGCAACCAGAAGTTCACTACCCACATCCGAGCTTCACCTTTAGAG GAGTGGGAAGGCAGGTTGAATGTTGGCATGTCCAACTCCGTGACAACTGCCATTCGTGGAAGTGTTCGAGATACGGCCATTGGCAGAAAGAGAACTACTGAGAAAGCGGACCGTGCCACTGTTGAGCAG GCCATCGATCCTAGAACTCGGATGGTTTTATTCAAAATGTTGAATAGTGGTACATTTCATGATATCAATGGCTGCATTTCTACCGGGAAAGAA GCAAATGTTTATCATGCAACAAAATCTGATGGCCAGGAAATGGCGATCAAAATATACAAAACATCTATTCTGATTTTTAA GGATAGAGATAGATATGTACAAGGAGACTACCGATTCAGACATGGATACTGCAAGAACAATCCTAGGAAAATGGTCAGGACATGGGCTGAGAAAGAAATGAGGAATCTGAAAAG GCTGAGGGAGGACGGAATTAGGTGCCCGGCTATAGTTTCTTTAAAGCTTCATGTTCTAGTTATGGAATTCATTG GGAAGTCAGGTTGGGCAGCACCTCGTCTGAAGGATGCAGCATTATCCCTAGACAAGCTACGAGAAGGTTATATTGAG ATGATTATTGCTATGCGAATGATGTATCAGAAGTCCAAACTGGTGCATGGAGACCTTAGTGAATACAACATACTTTACTTTGAG GGCCATTTGTACATTATCGACGTTTCTCAATCAGTTGAGCTGGACCACCCTCATGCCCTTGATTTCCTACGTGAAGATTGTGTCCATGTATCT gatttctttaaaaagaatGGTGTAGCTGTTATGACAATTCGAGAGCTCTTTGATTTTATAGTTGATCCATCTATTGCTGATGATGCGGTGGACAGTTATCTGGATATG GTACAACAAAAAGTTATTGCAAGAGGAGATATGACTGCAGAGGATGAAATTGCAGACTCTGTATTTGTGCAG tCATACATTCCAAAGACATTAGACAGCGTGAAGAATGTTGAGGAGGATGTAATACGGTTAACTAGTGGCGGGGACACTGGAGACATGTACTATAAAACTATTACAGGACTGAAGCAGGCTCTCCCCGAATGCCAATCAGTTCCATCTGAGAAGGAGCAGCAACAGGACGCTAATGCTGTAGCAAAGTCCTCTGTCGATCCAGTTGGTCATTCCGAAAATCCCGAGACTGAATCTGACTCTGATAGGGATGACGAAGAGTCAAGCGACTCGGAAGGCCGGAGTTCCTCATCCGAGACCAAGGCACAGGATCCTCTTGATAAGAAAGCTGCTAGAAaagagaacaagaagaaagtcaaggaagagaagagggaagCTCGGAAAACTAAAGTGCCAAAGgctttaaagaaaagaaagaaaaagatggcCAAAGCCCACAAGACCAGATAG
- the LOC117627903 gene encoding uncharacterized protein LOC117627903 isoform X1, which translates to MSNSAEQTLAIVAAATEGEEAEQRVSDNDNTSEQSQEWETMARAWLCSFPEAKAVSMDEVEAWIDSNFDFIPEGIKSMPRPDLCQRLISIQNCMRLPNQEEKEENQGDIPHARFQRTDQWRPVYIWLESLDKDEVVKSKDISDWLTENPDIQEQLCSRHSRYHLMHYIKKCHMKILKRREKKKVLNTSCFSSISLEIFKRLSEDADASSIWTTSGVQQPDTPAPLKVHKDVLMKQPAQLPSPLSVCNSLINVPKDSDVYLTKRKEALQKYEILAELEKLLAPTFLKREDGNK; encoded by the exons ATGTCAAACTCCGCAGAGCAAACCCTAGCAATAGTAGCAGCAGCAACCGAAGGAGAAGAAGCGGAACAGCGAGTTTCTGATAACGACAACACCAGCGAGCAATCCCAAGAATGGGAGACCATGGCTCGAGCTTGGCTCTGCTCGTTCCCCGAGGCCAAAGCTGTGTCCATGGACGAGGTCGAAGCCTGGATCGACTCCAACTTTGACTTCATCCCCGAAGGCATCAAATCCATGCCTCGTCCTGACCTCTGTCAGCGCCTTATTTCCATTCAGAATTGCATGAGACTCCCCAATCAG gaagaaaaggaagaaaaccaAGGTGATATCCCACATGCTCGATTCCAACGAACCGATCAATGGAGACCGGTTTATATTTGGTTGGAATCTTTGGATAAAGATGAGGTGGTTAAGTCCAAAGATATATCTGACTGGCTAACTGAGAATCCAGATATACAAGAACAGTTGTGCTCTAGGCATTCTCGGTATCATTTGATGCATTACATCAAGAAGTGCCATATGAAGATACTAAAGAGGCgggaaaagaagaaggtatTGAATACTTCTTGTTTTAGCTCAATTAGCCTAGAAATTTTCAAGCGTCTGTCTGAAGATGCAGATGCTTCCTCAATTTGGACCACATCA GGTGTCCAGCAGCCTGACACACCAGCCCCTCTAAAGGTTCACAAAGATGTGTTGATGAAACAGCCAGCTCAGCTGCCAT CTCCACTCTCTGTTTGCAATTCATTGATCAATGTACCAAAAGATAGTGATGTATATTTGACAAAACGAAAGGAAGCACTTCAGAAATACGAGAT CTTAGCGGAGTTGGAGAAGCTGCTTGCCCCCACCTTTTTAAAACGTGAAGATGGAAACAAATGA
- the LOC117627903 gene encoding uncharacterized protein LOC117627903 isoform X2 yields MSNSAEQTLAIVAAATEGEEAEQRVSDNDNTSEQSQEWETMARAWLCSFPEAKAVSMDEVEAWIDSNFDFIPEGIKSMPRPDLCQRLISIQNCMRLPNQEEKEENQGDIPHARFQRTDQWRPVYIWLESLDKDEVVKSKDISDWLTENPDIQEQLCSRHSRYHLMHYIKKCHMKILKRREKKKGVQQPDTPAPLKVHKDVLMKQPAQLPSPLSVCNSLINVPKDSDVYLTKRKEALQKYEILAELEKLLAPTFLKREDGNK; encoded by the exons ATGTCAAACTCCGCAGAGCAAACCCTAGCAATAGTAGCAGCAGCAACCGAAGGAGAAGAAGCGGAACAGCGAGTTTCTGATAACGACAACACCAGCGAGCAATCCCAAGAATGGGAGACCATGGCTCGAGCTTGGCTCTGCTCGTTCCCCGAGGCCAAAGCTGTGTCCATGGACGAGGTCGAAGCCTGGATCGACTCCAACTTTGACTTCATCCCCGAAGGCATCAAATCCATGCCTCGTCCTGACCTCTGTCAGCGCCTTATTTCCATTCAGAATTGCATGAGACTCCCCAATCAG gaagaaaaggaagaaaaccaAGGTGATATCCCACATGCTCGATTCCAACGAACCGATCAATGGAGACCGGTTTATATTTGGTTGGAATCTTTGGATAAAGATGAGGTGGTTAAGTCCAAAGATATATCTGACTGGCTAACTGAGAATCCAGATATACAAGAACAGTTGTGCTCTAGGCATTCTCGGTATCATTTGATGCATTACATCAAGAAGTGCCATATGAAGATACTAAAGAGGCgggaaaagaagaag GGTGTCCAGCAGCCTGACACACCAGCCCCTCTAAAGGTTCACAAAGATGTGTTGATGAAACAGCCAGCTCAGCTGCCAT CTCCACTCTCTGTTTGCAATTCATTGATCAATGTACCAAAAGATAGTGATGTATATTTGACAAAACGAAAGGAAGCACTTCAGAAATACGAGAT CTTAGCGGAGTTGGAGAAGCTGCTTGCCCCCACCTTTTTAAAACGTGAAGATGGAAACAAATGA
- the LOC117627357 gene encoding probable inactive purple acid phosphatase 27, with translation MEEGFSFSSLKVVLLLVFLVQFTVADSHHKHAGDGVQPLSKIQIHRAVYELHENASVKAYPVLLGTKGEDSRWVTVEVASPKPSEDDWLAVFSPANFNSSTCPSTDDRQEAPNICSAPIKYRFANDSNADYVKTGEASLKFQLINQRADFSFALFSGGLFSPKLLAVSNAVSFVNPKAPLYPRLAQGKYWDEMTVTWTSGYNIIEAVPFVEWGLKGEAQIQSPAGTLTFHRESMCAPPARTVGWRDPGFFHTSFLKNLWPNSLYTYKLGHRLSNGSNIWSKSYHFKSSPYPGQDSLQHVVIFGDMGKAEMDGSNEYNAYQPGSLNTTDQLIKDLDNIDIVLHIGDITYANGYISQWDQFTSQVEPIASVVPYMIASGNHERDVPGTGSFYDGNDSGGECGVLAETMFYVPAENRAKFWYSTDYGMFHFCIADSEHDWREGSEQYKFIEKCLASADRQKQPWLIFVAHRVLGYTSSSWRDGSFGEPMGRESLQKLWQKYKVDIAFFGHVHNYERTCPIYQNQCVNTEKSHYSGTFNGTIHVVVGGGGSHLTDFGPVQTTWSLFRDSDFGFVKLTAFNHSSLLLEYKKSSDGKVYDSFTISRDYRDVLACVHDGCEPTTLAT, from the exons ATGGAGGAGGGCTTCAGCTTCTCGTCCCTGAAAGTTGTGTTGCTATTGGTTTTCTTAGTGCAGTTTACAGTTGCTGACAGTCACCATAAGCATGCTGGTGATGGGGTGCAGCCACTGTCCAAGATTCAAATCCACAGAGCTGTTTACGAGCTTCACGAAAATGCTTCCGTCAAAGCATACCCTGTCCTTCTTGGCACCAAG GGGGAAGATTCTCGGTGGGTAACTGTTGAAGTGGCAAGTCCTAAGCCTTCTGAAGATGATTGGTTGGCAGTATTTTCTCCTGCAAATTTCAA CTCATCGACCTGTCCATCTACCGACGATAGGCAAGAGGCTCCAAATATATGCTCAGCTCCAATAAAG TACAGATTTGCCAATGATTCCAATGCTGATTATGTGAAGACAGGCGAAGCTtctctaaaatttcaattgatCAATCAACGCGCAGATTTTTCGTTTGCGTTATTCTCAGGCGGGCTGTTTAGC CCAAAATTGTTGGCAGTTTCTAATGCTGTAAGTTTCGTGAATCCGAAGGCACCCCTTTACCCACGTCTTGCTCAAGGGAAGTACTGGGATGAA ATGACAGTAACCTGGACAAGCGGCTACAACATTATTGAAGCTGTACCTTTTGTTGAGTGGGGTCTTAAGGGAGAAGCTCAAATTCAATCCCCCGCAGGAACATTGACTTTTCATCGAGAGAGCATGTGTG CTCCACCAGCTCGAACAGTAGGTTGGCGTGATCCTGGTTTCTTCCACACAAGTTTTCTAAAAAATTTGTGGCCTAATTCATT GTACACATACAAGCTTGGTCACAGGTTATCTAATGGTTCCAATATCTGGAGCAAGTCCTACCATTTCAAGTCATCACCATATCCAGGCCAGGACTCATTACAGCATGTCGTTATATTCGGAGACATGGGAAAG GCTGAGATGGATGGTTCGAATGAATACAATGCCTACCAGCCGGGTTCACTAAATACCACAGATCAACTGATCAAGGACTTGGATAACATTGACATAGTTTTGCACATAGGAGACATTACCTATGCCAATGGATACATCTCACAGTGGGACCAGTTTACATCGCAGGTGGAGCCTATTGCATCAGTTGTGCCATATATGATTGCAAG TGGAAATCATGAACGAGATGTACCAGGGACCGGATCCTTCTATGACGGTAATGATTCTGGTGGCGAATGTGGTGTGCTAGCTGAGACTATGTTTTACGTTCCAGCTGAAAACAGAGCTAAGTTCTG GTATTCGACAGATTATGGTATGTTCCACTTCTGTATAGCTGACAGTGAGCATGATTGGAGGGAAGGCTCTGAGCAGTACAAATTCATTGAGAAATGCCTTGCATCTGCAGACAGGCAGAAACAGCCTTGGCTGATATTCGTCGCTCACCGTGTTCTTGGTTATACATCCTCTTCCTGGCGAGATGGCTCATTTGGTGAGCCCATGGGAAGGGAAAGCTTGCAAAAGCTTTGGCAAAAGTACAAGGTGGACATTGCATTTTTTGGCCATGTCCATAACTACGAAAGAACATGCCCCATTTACCAG AATCAGTGTGTAAATACAGAAAAATCGCATTATTCGGGAACCTTCAACGGAACAATCCATGTTGTTGTTGGTGGAGGAGGCAGCCACTTAACAGATTTTGGTCCAGTGCAGACAACTTGGAGCCTCTTCAGAGATTCCGACTTTGGCTTTGTAAAACTTACGGCATTTAACCACTCGTCGCTTCTCTTGGAGTACAAGAAAAGCAGTGATGGGAAGGTCTATGATTCCTTCACAATCTCAAGGGACTACAGGGATGTCTTGGCATGCGTTCATGATGGCTGTGAACCAACAACTTTAGCTACATGA